The window CGCCGTCTGCACGCCGTCCAGGACCCAGCCGCCGTCGCTGTCCCGCCGCGCGGTCACGGCGAGTTCGGCGGGGTCGTGGCCGGTGCGGCCGTGCGCGGCGACGGTGAGGACGATCTCGCCCCGGCCGACGCGGGCGAGTAGATCCTCCTTCAGCTCCTCGCTCCCGTGCGCCTGGACGGCCACGGCGGCGGCACTGGTCTCCAGCAGCGGTCCCCTGGCCAGCACCTTGGCCGACTCGCGCAGCACCAGGCACAGCGCGATGGGGTCGAGCCCCGAACCGCCGTACGCCGGGTCCAGCAACAGGCTGAGGAGATCCGCGCCCGCGAGCTTCGCCCACAGGGGCCGGTCGAAGTCGTCGGCCACGGCCCCCGGCACGAGCGACGGGCTCGGGACGCCGTCCGGTGCCACCCCGGCGAAGACCGCCCGCGCCGCCTCGGCCGCCGCCTGCTGCTCCTCGGTGAAGGTGAAGTCCACGGTTCCGCCCTTCCGTGTCGCCGATGACAGGGCGTCAAGATAGAACAGGTTCTAGAAGAGGGGAATGGTGCGGAGCCGGCCGTCGGTCGCGCGACGGGCGAGGCGGGCGGCTGAGCGGCCGAAGCGGCTTTCGGGGAGAGGCGGACCACACCGCGCCGTAAGGTGTCCCCCGCTGTGGATAACCTCAAAGGCGCCGTGCGAGCGGTGTGACGATGTGACTGCTGTGACCATCGGGGCTGTGCCGGACGGATACGGCTGAGTAAGTTCCGGTGGGGAAGCGGACCGGGTCCGTAGGAATCGGGGAGCGGGGCGGAATGGACGCGAACGACGAGGTCTCGAACGCCCGGCGGGGGCCGGACGAGCCCGAGGGCTCCGACTCCGCGAGCGAGGCGGACCCGCGGGTGCAGCCGTCCCGGCAGACCCCGGACCCCGCCTCGTCCCCGGCCCAGGAGGCCGCCTCGTCCCCGGCCCAGGAGGCCGCCTCGCCGTCGGCTCCGGACCCCGTCACACCCTCGGCCCCGGCCCCCGCCTCGCCGTCGGCTCCGGACCCCGTCACACCCTCGACGGCAGACCCCGACACGGCCTCGACGCCGGTCACCGCTCCGGACCCATCCCCGGGCCCGGAGGCCTCCGGTATGGCCGCGCTCACCCTGCCGTACCAGATCGCCGTGGCGCTGGTGCTCGCGGTCGTGGCGGTGGTGACCTGCGTCCACCTCGGGCTGGTGTTTCTCCATATCGCGCCCTCGAACACGCTGACGAAGCAGCACGGTCGTGCGGTGGACGAGTGGGTGTATCCGGAGTTCGAGCAGAACTGGAAACTGTTCGCGCCGAACCCGTTGCAGCAGAACATCGCCGTGCAGGCGCGCGCCGAGGTCCGCACCGCCGACGGTGAGACACGCGAGACCGGCTGGTACGACCTGTCCGCGCTGGACGGCGCCGCGATCGACAGGAACCCGGTGCCGAGTCACACCCAGCAGAACGAACTGCGCCGGGCCTGGGACTTCTACGTCGCCACGCACGACAACGACCATCGCGCCACCACCTCGCGCGGCGAGCTGTCCGAGCGCTATGTGCGCCGGATCGTGGTGATGCGCCTGGACCGCGAGCGGGCCGGCGAGCCGGGCGGTGTGATCGAGCGGATCCAGCTCCGGTCCCGTACCACCAACGTGCCGGCGCCCGAGTGGAGCGAGGAAAAGGTGTCCGACAAGCCAGTCGTCCGTGAGCTGCCCTGGTGGCAGGTGACCGACGACGACCGGACGGACGCCGCCGCCGACGCGGGCAGGGCCGGCCGGTCCGCCACCGGCCGGACGGAGGCGAGCGCCGAATGAGCGGCTCCGTGA is drawn from Streptomyces bottropensis ATCC 25435 and contains these coding sequences:
- a CDS encoding DUF5819 family protein, which produces MDANDEVSNARRGPDEPEGSDSASEADPRVQPSRQTPDPASSPAQEAASSPAQEAASPSAPDPVTPSAPAPASPSAPDPVTPSTADPDTASTPVTAPDPSPGPEASGMAALTLPYQIAVALVLAVVAVVTCVHLGLVFLHIAPSNTLTKQHGRAVDEWVYPEFEQNWKLFAPNPLQQNIAVQARAEVRTADGETRETGWYDLSALDGAAIDRNPVPSHTQQNELRRAWDFYVATHDNDHRATTSRGELSERYVRRIVVMRLDRERAGEPGGVIERIQLRSRTTNVPAPEWSEEKVSDKPVVRELPWWQVTDDDRTDAAADAGRAGRSATGRTEASAE